The Marinomonas sp. CT5 genome contains the following window.
ATAAAACTCTACAAAGGTTCTGAGATACCGCCTATTTTGTTCGACAAACCTGGATTGGTCGTTCTTGGTTGTAACATACACGATGACATGATTGGTTATATTATTGTGGCTGATAATGTTTTTAGTGTCATGACGGATCAAGATGGAAAAGTGACCTTGCCAGCCAAACAAGGAGATACGGTTTCTATTTGGAGTGAAAGACTGATAGAGGGTATCAATACAGTAGAACAAGCCAACATTAACAGTGATGTTGAACAAACTGTTAGATTAGATTTAATACCGCCGATTGAAACCATGGATCACAATATGCATAAAGGTTTTGGCAAAAAGAAATGGTCAAAATAA
Protein-coding sequences here:
- a CDS encoding methylamine utilization protein, yielding MIRYLLALICVCGLQNAWADMTLTVLDQNGLPVTDAVITLAGSKVETPNTVAVMDQIDESFVPRVLVVQKGQYVSFPNSDDIRHHVYSFSKPKTFEIKLYKGSEIPPILFDKPGLVVLGCNIHDDMIGYIIVADNVFSVMTDQDGKVTLPAKQGDTVSIWSERLIEGINTVEQANINSDVEQTVRLDLIPPIETMDHNMHKGFGKKKWSK